Below is a window of Deinococcus aerolatus DNA.
GGTCCAGGGCAGAGACCACCACGCGCCGGACGCCCGACGCAATCAGGGCGTCCGCGCAGGGCGGGGTGCGGCCGTGGTGGCTGCACGGTTCCAGGGTCACGTAGGCGGTGGCGCCGCGGGCACGCGCTGCAGCGCCGCGCAGCGCGAACACCTCCGCGTGCGCCTCACCCGCCCTGGGGTGAAAGCCCCATCCCACCACCTCGTCATCCTGAACGATCACGCAGCCCACAGGTGGGTTGGGGGCCGTTCGCCCGAGTCCTCTGGCGGCCAGATCCAGCGCGAGCGTCATCCAGCGCTCGTCTGCGGACAGGGCCGCCGCCACCCTTCCGGGCGGCATTTTCTCTGTATACATGGGTTGTCGTCACCCACCGGGGTGGGCAGAGTGACGTTCCTCCTTCTCTCATCCGGACTGTGACCGTCGGCTCCCGAATTTCACGGGATCGGGCCTGCGCGTGGTGCAGTTTGCGCGGGCTTCGCGGGCTGAGGCCTGGGGCCATCACCGCCGGTAGGGAATTTCGCCCTGCCCCGAAGGAAGCGGCCCACCCGCAGGCGGGCCTCAGTGACGGTAGCAGGTTTGGCGGGGGACAATGTAGGCGGTGCAGACGAACCGACATGCAGGGGGGCGGTCAGGGGGCAGCGCCCCCGCACCCGCCGGCTCCGACGTCACCTGCCTGTTCAGACCGTCAGGTCTGATACTGGCAGGCGCGTCCCGCAGCCTCTATGCTGACCATTCCTCGTGAGTGACCCCTCCTTCCCACCGGCACCAGCGGTCCCGTTTACCTTTCCCGGCGACAGCGTCATGGCGGCCCGGATGCGCGCCCACGACTGGGCCGGCACGCCGCTGGGGGTCCCGGAGCGCTGGCCCCAGAGCCTGCGCACGGCTGTGGGCCTCACGCTGAGCGGCGCGTTTCCCACGGCGCTGTTGTGGGGACAGGACTTCACGCCGCTGTTCAACGACGCGTGCCTGGACATGATCGGCGAGCGGCATGCGGGCACCCTGGGGCGCGGCCTTCCGCGTTCCTGGCCTGAGCTGTGGGCCGTCTTCGGACCCCAGTTCCAGGGTGTGCGGCGCGGCGAGACGTTCCGCTTCACCGACCAGCGCCTGCCCCTGTCCCCCAGGGGGGGAACGCAGGAGGCGTACGTCACGCTGGGCTTCAGCCCCGTTCACGACGAGAGCGGCGCCGTGGGGGGCGTCCTGGTGACGGTGCTGGACACCACCACGGAGGTTCACGCGCGGCGGCAGCTTCAGGAGCAGCGCATTGAACTGGAGGCGCGCTCCCGCTCCCTGGCCCTGATCGAGCAGTTCGTGCAGGCTCCTACGGCAGACCGGACGGCAGGCGCGTTGATCCGGCATCTGCAACAGCTGCTGCTGGAGTATCTGCCCGCTGGCCACATGGCGTATTACGAACGGAGCGGCGGGGGCTGGCATGTCAGAAGTCTCGTCTCTGCCGGCGGCGCCGACGACCAGAGCGGGAGCGGCCACGACACCCTGCCCCACGACACCGCCCATCTCAGGATTCCCCTCGAGACCGGCGAGCCGCACTACCCCGGCCGCCCGGACGGGCCCGCGCAGGCCAACCCACACGCGGCGATGCTTCCGCTCCGGTGGGCCTCGGAGGTGCGCGGCATCTTCGGATTCGTCGCGGACGGACCAGACGCCCTGACCCCACGTCACCGCAACATCCTGGAGGCCGCCGTCCGCAGTCTGGGCCTGGCACTGGGCCGCGAGCACCGTGAGGGCGAGGCGCGTGCCGACGCGAACGCCGCCCTGCTGGCCAGCCGCAGCCGGCTTCACTTTGCGCTGGAGGCCGCCGGACTGGGCGCCTGGGAACTCGACACCCGCACCCAGGTGGCCACCAGGACCCTGCGGCACGACGAGATCTTCGGGTATCCGCAGGGACACCCGGCCTGGACCTACCAGACCTTCCTCAACCACGTCCTCCCGGAAGACCGCGCGGAAGTGGACCGCAAGTACAGCGCTGCGCTGGAGCGCGGTGACACCTGGGACTTCCAGTGCCGCATCCGCCGGGTGGACGGAGAGGTGCGCTGGATCTGGGCGCGGGGCCAGACCATGGACGGCGGGGACGGGGCCTCCAACCACGTCCTGGGGCTGATCCAGGACGTCACCGGGCCGCGGCTGGCCGAGGCGAACATCGCCGAGCTCAACACGCACCTGGAGATGAGGGTCCGGGAGCGCACCCGCGCCCTGAAAGACGCCAACGATGAACTGGAGGCCTTCGCCTACAGCGTTTCGCATGACCTGCGGACCCCACTGCGGCACATCGCAGGGTTCACGCAGCTGCTGCACAAGCACCTGGGCCACACCACCGACCCAAAGGCGGCCCGCTACCTCGCGGTGGTGCAGGACGCCGTGCAGCGCATGGACCGGCTGCTGGAGGCCATGCTGAACCTGTCGCGCACGGCCCAGCTGCCGCTGCGGACCGGCCCGGTCGATCTGAACCACCTGACCGAGGAGGCCCGCGCGGCGCTGGCCACCGAGACGGACGGCCGGCCGGTTCAGTGGCAGATCGGTCCGCTGCCGCAGGTCACGGGCGATCCCACGATGCTGCGTCAGGTGCTGGTCAACCTGCTGTCCAACGCCCTGAAGTACAGCAGCAAACAGGACACCGCGTTGATCGAGCTGTGGGCCGAGGAGCAGCCGGACAGCTGGAAGGTGGTTGTCCGGGACAACGGGGTGGGCTTTGACCCCCGCTACGCCGAGCGGTTGTTCGGCGTTTTCCAGCGGCTGCACCGGCAGGACGACTTCGAAGGCACCGGGGTGGGGCTGGCCAATGTCCGGCGCATCGTCGTGCGGCACGGCGGCGAGGTCTCGGCCACCGCCCGGCCCGGCGAGGGCGCGACGTTCAGCTTCACGCTCCCGAAGCTGCCCTGAACCGGGAGAGGCCGAGCACATCCGGCCAGGGGGCCGCGCCCGACCGGTGCCCCCAGCACATTCAGCGGGCCCGGGCAGCCACCAGACCCGATGAAGCGTGGGAACCCTTGAACCGCTGGACCACTGACCTCCCCCGGACGCCGTCTCATCGCATCCATTAGAGTGAATGGATGACCACGCGGACAGCGCCCACCGTGCTCGACCAGCTCAAGGCCCTCTCGCATGAGATCCGCTTTGAACTGCTGCGTTACCTGGCCGGGGGCGAACGCTGCGTCTGCGACCTCGAGGCTCTGCTGACCCTGCCCCAGTCGAAGGTGTCGTACCATCTCGCGGTTCTGCGCGACGCCGGGCTAATCAGGGCCGAGCAGCGCGGCAAGAACACCTATTACGCCCTGCAGCAGGAGAAGTTCTTTGGGCTGGGCGGCGCGCTGCTCAGCGAGATCTTTGTCGAGTCCCCCGCCTTGACGCATCAAACAAAGTCGATATGCTGAGGCCGTGCCTACCCCACCACGCCTCCTGATTCTGTGCACCCACAACAGCGCCCGCTCGCAGATGGCCGAGGCCCTCACCCGCGAGACCGCCCGGCGGGCTGGTCTGCCCCTGGAGGTTCATTCGGCCGGTACCGAGGCCACCCGCGTCAAGGACGACGCCTGCACGGTGATGGCCGAAGTTGGGCTGGACCTGTCCACCCACACCAGCAAGACGCTGTACGACGTGCCCGATCCCTGGAACTTCGATTACGTGATTACGGTCTGCGACAGCGCCGCCGAAACGTGCCCGGTGTATCCAGGGCAGACGGTGCGGCGGCACTACCCCTTCATGGACCCCAGCGGCGGCAGTCTGGAGCGCTGGCGCGCGGTGCGGGACCAACTGGGCGTGCAGCTTGACCGGGTGGTGCGGACCATCGAGCGGGGGCAGCCTCTGCCCGAAAGTTACCAGGACAGCCCTGCCGTGACGGCCCAGTAACTACTGTGCTGACCGCAGTCCTGATCTTTCTCTTCACCCTGGTGCTGGTGATCTGGCAGCCCCGGTTGCGGTGGCAGCCGGACGGTCTGGGCATTGGCTGGAGCGCGGCCCTCGGCGCGGCGCTGGCGCTGCTCGCGGGCGTCGTCCATCTGGCGGACATCCCCGTGGTCTGGGCCATCGTCTGGAACGCGACGTTGACCTTTATCGCCCTCATCATCATCAGTCTGATTCTGGATGAGGCGGGTTTTTTCAGGTGGGCGGCGCTGCACGTCGCCCGCTGGGGCGGCGGGCGCGGCCATCTGCTCTTTGCGCTGGTGGTGCTACTGGGCGCAGTGGTCAGCGCCCTGTTCGCCAACGACGGCACGGCGCTGATTCTCACGCCCATCGTGCTGGCGATGCTCACCGCCCTGGGCTTCCGGCCCAGGGCCACCCTGGCGTTCATCCTCGCCACAGGATTTATTGCTGATAGCGCCAGCCTGCCGCTGGTCATCAGCAACCTGGTCAACATCGTCAGCGCCGACTATTTCGACCTGGACTTCGGAGCCTACGCCGCCATCATGGTGCCTGTGGATCTGGCCGCCATCCTGGCCAGTTTGGGAGCGCTGTATCTGATGTTTCGCCGACAGTTGCCCCCCCGGTACAATCCACAAGTCCTGGAGGTGCCGGGCAGCGCCATCCGGGACCAGCGGGTGTTTCAGGTGGGCTGGGGGGTACTGGGACTGTTGCTGGTGGGCTACTTCACCGCTGAGTCCCTGGGGATTCCCGTGAGTGCAGTGGCCACCTCCGGCGCGGCGCTGCTGTGGGGGGTGGCCGCTCGTGGGCGGGTGATCGACACCCGCCGCGTCCTGAAAGGTGCGCCGTGGCAGATCGTGA
It encodes the following:
- a CDS encoding sensor histidine kinase, whose translation is MSDPSFPPAPAVPFTFPGDSVMAARMRAHDWAGTPLGVPERWPQSLRTAVGLTLSGAFPTALLWGQDFTPLFNDACLDMIGERHAGTLGRGLPRSWPELWAVFGPQFQGVRRGETFRFTDQRLPLSPRGGTQEAYVTLGFSPVHDESGAVGGVLVTVLDTTTEVHARRQLQEQRIELEARSRSLALIEQFVQAPTADRTAGALIRHLQQLLLEYLPAGHMAYYERSGGGWHVRSLVSAGGADDQSGSGHDTLPHDTAHLRIPLETGEPHYPGRPDGPAQANPHAAMLPLRWASEVRGIFGFVADGPDALTPRHRNILEAAVRSLGLALGREHREGEARADANAALLASRSRLHFALEAAGLGAWELDTRTQVATRTLRHDEIFGYPQGHPAWTYQTFLNHVLPEDRAEVDRKYSAALERGDTWDFQCRIRRVDGEVRWIWARGQTMDGGDGASNHVLGLIQDVTGPRLAEANIAELNTHLEMRVRERTRALKDANDELEAFAYSVSHDLRTPLRHIAGFTQLLHKHLGHTTDPKAARYLAVVQDAVQRMDRLLEAMLNLSRTAQLPLRTGPVDLNHLTEEARAALATETDGRPVQWQIGPLPQVTGDPTMLRQVLVNLLSNALKYSSKQDTALIELWAEEQPDSWKVVVRDNGVGFDPRYAERLFGVFQRLHRQDDFEGTGVGLANVRRIVVRHGGEVSATARPGEGATFSFTLPKLP
- a CDS encoding ArsR/SmtB family transcription factor, which translates into the protein MTTRTAPTVLDQLKALSHEIRFELLRYLAGGERCVCDLEALLTLPQSKVSYHLAVLRDAGLIRAEQRGKNTYYALQQEKFFGLGGALLSEIFVESPALTHQTKSIC
- a CDS encoding arsenate reductase ArsC, translating into MPTPPRLLILCTHNSARSQMAEALTRETARRAGLPLEVHSAGTEATRVKDDACTVMAEVGLDLSTHTSKTLYDVPDPWNFDYVITVCDSAAETCPVYPGQTVRRHYPFMDPSGGSLERWRAVRDQLGVQLDRVVRTIERGQPLPESYQDSPAVTAQ
- a CDS encoding arsenic transporter, which codes for MLTAVLIFLFTLVLVIWQPRLRWQPDGLGIGWSAALGAALALLAGVVHLADIPVVWAIVWNATLTFIALIIISLILDEAGFFRWAALHVARWGGGRGHLLFALVVLLGAVVSALFANDGTALILTPIVLAMLTALGFRPRATLAFILATGFIADSASLPLVISNLVNIVSADYFDLDFGAYAAIMVPVDLAAILASLGALYLMFRRQLPPRYNPQVLEVPGSAIRDQRVFQVGWGVLGLLLVGYFTAESLGIPVSAVATSGAALLWGVAARGRVIDTRRVLKGAPWQIVMFSLGMYLVVYGLRNAGLTDVLAGWLDGLAAQGLWAATFGTGLLMAAVSSAMNNMPSVLIGALAIDASQATGTVKQGMIYANVIGNDLGPKITPIGSLATLLWLHVLAGKGIRIGWGQYFRVGIVLTVPVLLVTLGALALRLSW